In Haloarcula halophila, the genomic window GCATCGTATTCGTGGCGTACTCCCGTGAGACGCTGTTGGACGGCGGGTTGACAGTACTCGAAGACCACCGATACTGTACACATCTGTTTCTGTCCGTCGATATTTTGCCCCTGAAACTCTTCGAGTAGCGTCCGTGTGCCTTCGCGAACGACCTCGCTTCGACCACTGTACCCGTGTTCGTCGGCGAACTCGTCGATGCGTTCGAGTAACGCTTCGGGCATCGAGATGCTAACGACGCTCATGTACTAAAATTCTATTCTGAGTTATTAGTATCTGTTATGACTGTGGGAACTGTACCGTAATAATTAGTATTTTAGTATAGTAGATTCATAACCCGCGTATGCCGTTCAACAACGACCCAATCCCGGTGACAATTCTCAGCGGAAGCCTCGGTGCCGGCAAGACGACGACGCTCAACCACATTCTCAGTAGCGAGCAGGAACTGAACGCTGCCATCTTAGTCAACGATATGGGCGAAGTGAACGTCGACGCCGACCTCGTCGAACGCGAGTCGGATCTCACCCAGAACGACGACGAGATCATCGAGCTGTCGAACGGGTGTATCTGCTGTCGGCTCCGTGGCGATATGCTCGACGAAGTGGGACGATTGGCCGAAGAGCGA contains:
- a CDS encoding CopG family ribbon-helix-helix protein, yielding MSVVSISMPEALLERIDEFADEHGYSGRSEVVREGTRTLLEEFQGQNIDGQKQMCTVSVVFEYCQPAVQQRLTGVRHEYDAIVSATTHAHVQDQYCMELFVLEGTTEALSGFVNTVRAVPDVQAVDYSITSFGRDPIDQHIES